The Planktothrix sp. FACHB-1365 genome has a segment encoding these proteins:
- a CDS encoding DUF4335 domain-containing protein encodes MMIIRRYTPPTCSLEVQAKRSFLSRLKQQPILEQFKFKLCFDDPRLPDADHITIEGDRTQLETLYQVIKNYIQNFLNFSPKSTHQSETLSLNSSTENTPAYVIFDGEPSEITIKPDGLLYHNLFFGNLSDNSAQSLVHLSVLQLFDLATALDEYATEAEQLPNLKSLEKTTPEWLKTILFIIISIGCLTGLIRLINLYRQPQTQTATQPSQTVQIPPPNLVPLPPPPTLAPLPVPSVPPPAQVKVAPNLPPVNTAPLPVPAPLFPDSVSPQTFPNLTPSEPGLIIIPQDSPARDGSAPPPPPPLAAPAPPPPSVAVTQPQTPPPSPPVLFAPQTIELPTLKNAQTPIILEVPSPETTAEKPSNSSSENSNTDEENYLAQLNKRPPTIAATRQQDTTLFDQIPQVAEVRNYFQNIWYPPKNLKRTLQYSLTLNSDGSLQSINPVGQPAVNRQKQLDFPEIGKPFVSPLESGKTPKIRLILQPDGSVQAFLESLN; translated from the coding sequence ATGATGATTATTCGACGCTATACCCCCCCAACTTGCAGCTTAGAAGTTCAGGCGAAACGTTCTTTTCTATCTCGTCTGAAACAACAACCGATTTTAGAACAGTTTAAATTTAAACTTTGCTTTGATGATCCACGTTTACCCGATGCCGATCATATTACCATTGAAGGCGATCGCACTCAACTAGAAACCCTCTATCAAGTTATTAAAAATTATATTCAAAATTTTCTTAATTTCTCTCCCAAATCTACTCATCAATCTGAAACTTTATCCCTTAATTCTTCTACAGAAAATACCCCAGCTTATGTAATTTTTGATGGTGAACCTTCGGAAATTACCATTAAACCCGATGGTTTATTATATCATAACTTATTTTTCGGTAATTTATCCGATAATTCTGCCCAGTCTTTAGTTCATTTAAGCGTTTTACAACTCTTTGATCTGGCTACGGCTTTAGATGAATATGCAACGGAAGCCGAACAATTACCGAATCTAAAATCCTTAGAAAAAACCACACCGGAATGGTTAAAAACGATTTTATTTATTATAATTTCTATTGGTTGTTTAACGGGTTTAATTAGACTCATTAATCTCTATCGCCAACCTCAAACTCAAACCGCCACCCAACCGTCCCAAACCGTTCAAATTCCGCCCCCTAATTTGGTTCCCTTACCCCCTCCTCCCACCTTAGCCCCCCTTCCCGTTCCCTCTGTACCCCCGCCCGCCCAGGTCAAAGTCGCCCCCAATTTACCCCCCGTCAATACCGCCCCCCTCCCCGTTCCCGCCCCCCTATTTCCCGACTCAGTATCCCCCCAAACCTTCCCCAACCTGACCCCCTCGGAACCGGGGTTAATTATTATTCCCCAGGACTCTCCAGCAAGGGATGGGTCTGCACCTCCCCCACCGCCACCCCTCGCCGCACCCGCACCCCCACCGCCCTCCGTCGCAGTTACTCAACCTCAAACGCCGCCTCCATCTCCCCCGGTACTCTTTGCACCCCAAACCATTGAATTACCCACTTTAAAAAATGCACAAACCCCGATTATTTTAGAAGTTCCTTCTCCTGAAACAACGGCTGAAAAACCTTCTAATTCTTCCTCGGAAAATTCTAATACTGATGAAGAAAATTATTTAGCTCAATTGAATAAACGTCCGCCAACAATTGCAGCAACTCGTCAACAGGATACTACCCTATTTGATCAAATTCCGCAAGTGGCAGAAGTTAGAAACTATTTTCAAAATATTTGGTATCCTCCTAAAAATTTAAAACGCACGTTACAATATAGTTTAACCCTTAATTCCGATGGTTCTTTGCAGAGTATTAACCCGGTGGGTCAGCCTGCGGTTAATCGTCAAAAACAACTGGATTTTCCAGAAATTGGGAAACCTTTTGTTTCTCCCTTGGAGTCAGGAAAAACCCCTAAAATTCGGTTAATTTTACAGCCGGATGGGAGTGTTCAAGCATTTTTAGAATCCTTGAATTAG
- a CDS encoding DUF29 domain-containing protein, with protein MTQTSLKTLYDIDFALWIEDTVNQLKSRNIENLDWDNLIEEIESLGKRDKRELESRLTTLFEHALKRCYVPLPDCYRGWEVTISRTQKDIKKQLKDSPSLRNYLQEIYLDCYQEALENMRIEYDAEFPNVCPFPQDIDSLLTGKFWETPL; from the coding sequence ATGACTCAAACTTCGTTAAAAACACTTTATGATATTGATTTTGCGCTGTGGATTGAAGATACCGTTAATCAGTTAAAATCTCGAAATATTGAAAATTTAGATTGGGACAATTTAATTGAGGAGATCGAATCTTTGGGAAAGCGGGATAAACGGGAATTAGAAAGTCGGTTAACAACGTTGTTTGAACACGCTTTAAAACGATGTTATGTTCCGTTACCCGATTGTTATCGAGGTTGGGAAGTAACCATTTCTCGAACCCAAAAGGATATTAAAAAACAGTTAAAGGATTCTCCAAGTTTGAGAAATTATCTACAAGAAATTTATCTTGATTGCTATCAGGAAGCTTTGGAAAATATGAGAATTGAATATGATGCAGAATTTCCTAATGTTTGTCCGTTTCCCCAGGATATAGACAGTTTATTAACGGGGAAATTTTGGGAAACACCCCTATAA
- a CDS encoding tetratricopeptide repeat protein, with protein MLTNLGNTSVPVEEINLLKKAITQTLATEVKEMPDLSILTNDDIAKLTLIIPHLEEVATHFTDALRNEDLIYPYVGLHNFYVGQGRYGITEYWSKKGLDLAEKRLPVDHPDLAKSCEGLGVAYYFQGNYSEAEPLLKRAIAIDEKSLPPDHPELAAHLSNLAALYNSQGNYSEAEPLLKRAIAIDEKSLPPDHPGLATDLNNLAYLYNSQGNYSEAEPLLKRAIAIDEKSLPPDHPTLAIHLNNLADLYNNQGNYSEAEPLLKRAIAIDEKSLPPDHPDLAIDLSNLAALYNSQGNYSEAELLYKRAIAIAEKSLPPDHPTLATHLSNLANLYNSQGNYSEAELLYKRAIAIAEKSLSPDHPYLATYLSSLANLYYSQGNYSEAEPLLKRAIAIDEKSLPPDHPTLATHLNNLASLYFKQGNYNEAEPLYKRAIAIAEKSLAPDHPTLASYLNNLASLYFNQGNYTEAELLYKRAIAIAEKSLSPDHPTLATHLNKLANLYLHQGNYTAAEPLLKRAIAIDEKSLPPDHPDLATALNNLALLYSNQGNYSEAELLYLRALEIRIQKLGTEHPDTITTWENLTQLWREVINAGRAEELEGLYQHPLGQLFLREMEVETEN; from the coding sequence ATGTTAACTAATTTAGGGAATACTTCTGTACCTGTTGAGGAAATTAATCTATTGAAAAAAGCGATCACGCAAACCCTAGCAACGGAAGTTAAGGAAATGCCTGATCTTAGTATTTTAACGAATGATGATATCGCCAAATTAACGTTAATCATTCCGCATCTGGAAGAAGTCGCCACCCACTTCACCGATGCACTGAGAAATGAGGATTTAATTTACCCTTATGTGGGTTTACATAATTTTTATGTTGGTCAAGGTCGCTATGGAATAACTGAATATTGGTCGAAGAAAGGTTTAGATTTAGCAGAAAAACGTTTACCCGTTGATCATCCTGATTTGGCTAAGAGTTGCGAGGGACTGGGTGTAGCGTATTATTTCCAGGGAAACTACAGCGAAGCCGAACCCTTGTTGAAAAGAGCCATTGCCATTGATGAAAAATCCTTACCCCCAGACCATCCAGAGTTAGCAGCCCACTTAAGCAACTTAGCCGCTCTGTACAATTCCCAGGGAAACTACAGCGAAGCCGAACCCTTGTTGAAAAGAGCCATTGCCATTGATGAAAAATCCTTACCCCCAGACCATCCAGGTTTAGCAACCGACTTAAACAACTTAGCCTATTTGTACAATTCCCAGGGAAACTACAGCGAAGCCGAACCCTTGTTGAAAAGAGCCATTGCCATTGATGAAAAATCCTTACCCCCAGACCATCCAACTTTAGCAATCCACTTAAACAACTTAGCAGATCTGTACAACAATCAGGGAAACTACAGCGAAGCCGAACCCTTGTTGAAAAGAGCCATTGCCATTGATGAAAAATCCTTACCCCCAGACCATCCAGATTTAGCAATCGACTTAAGCAACTTAGCCGCTCTGTACAATTCCCAGGGAAACTACAGCGAAGCCGAACTGTTGTACAAAAGAGCCATTGCCATTGCCGAAAAATCCTTACCCCCAGACCATCCAACTTTAGCAACCCACTTAAGCAACTTAGCCAATCTGTACAATTCCCAGGGAAACTACAGCGAAGCCGAACTGTTGTACAAAAGAGCCATTGCCATTGCCGAAAAATCCTTATCCCCAGACCATCCATATTTAGCAACCTACTTAAGCTCCTTAGCGAATCTGTACTATTCCCAGGGAAACTACAGCGAAGCCGAACCCTTGTTGAAAAGAGCCATTGCCATTGATGAAAAATCCTTACCCCCAGACCATCCAACTTTAGCAACCCACTTAAACAACTTAGCCAGTTTGTACTTTAAACAGGGAAACTACAACGAAGCCGAACCCTTGTACAAAAGAGCTATTGCCATTGCTGAAAAATCCTTAGCCCCAGACCATCCAACTTTAGCAAGCTACTTAAACAACTTAGCCAGTTTGTACTTTAACCAGGGAAACTACACCGAAGCCGAACTATTGTATAAAAGAGCTATTGCCATTGCTGAAAAATCCTTATCGCCAGACCATCCAACTTTAGCAACCCACTTAAACAAGTTAGCCAATCTGTACCTTCATCAAGGAAACTACACCGCAGCCGAACCCTTGTTGAAAAGAGCCATTGCCATTGATGAAAAATCCTTACCCCCAGACCATCCAGATTTAGCAACCGCCTTAAACAACTTAGCTCTTCTGTACTCTAACCAGGGAAACTACAGCGAAGCGGAATTATTGTATTTACGAGCATTAGAAATTCGGATACAGAAATTAGGAACAGAACACCCTGACACTATTACAACTTGGGAGAATTTAACTCAATTATGGCGAGAAGTAATTAACGCAGGTCGCGCTGAGGAATTAGAGGGTTTGTATCAACATCCTTTGGGTCAATTGTTTTTAAGGGAGATGGAAGTTGAGACAGAAAATTAA
- a CDS encoding NB-ARC domain-containing protein, translated as MDWDKAKWDKFLDSIANTSELTEPQKEAFIARFKIDNGGKNEAQIADELHIGIETLKKRLAEVYKKFSKDRADLNGPTKGKFEILKGFLEEKYLKSINSGVDSGQTQNAVSETISKTDNLETEDENNVESPISTDNLPQPRNNCFNFGIKDQKYFVGRDAALAELHHLLQERGKVAVCAVSGMGGIGKTELMLQYAKQYQQQYPKGLCWVSAAAQQDIAAQIMTFTQENFSNFQPNPQLPVDSKIRLCWRQWLEQPPDGKMLLMIDDVSDPDYKNKIEPYLPQNLQQIAVLLTTRWKFGSDFGVLPLNVLHPDEALNLLKVRLGEQRINKQLDDAKQLCEWLEYLPLGLELVSHYLEELTEEPTEELSIAETLFELNQLGLKHDALRRENNQPWTFTAERGVAAAFDLSWERLDAPGQHLGLLLSLFAAAEIPWELVEKTEVNYCQNREIPFNRNQLQQSRRSLRRLHLIKDSTNTVSLHQLIRQFFREEMEVYNVN; from the coding sequence ATGGATTGGGATAAGGCGAAGTGGGATAAGTTTTTAGATTCCATTGCGAACACATCTGAATTAACAGAACCGCAAAAAGAAGCTTTTATAGCTAGGTTTAAAATAGATAATGGGGGGAAAAATGAAGCCCAAATAGCAGATGAGTTACATATTGGTATTGAGACATTAAAAAAACGATTGGCTGAGGTTTATAAAAAATTTTCTAAAGATCGTGCCGATCTAAATGGGCCAACTAAGGGAAAATTTGAGATTTTAAAGGGATTTTTAGAAGAAAAATATTTAAAATCTATTAATTCTGGAGTTGATTCAGGTCAGACTCAGAATGCAGTTTCAGAAACGATTTCTAAAACGGATAATCTCGAAACGGAAGACGAGAATAACGTTGAATCTCCTATCTCAACTGATAATTTACCGCAACCTCGGAATAACTGTTTTAACTTCGGAATAAAAGACCAGAAATATTTTGTAGGACGGGATGCAGCCTTAGCCGAACTCCATCACCTTTTGCAAGAAAGGGGAAAGGTGGCGGTGTGTGCAGTGTCGGGAATGGGGGGAATTGGGAAAACAGAATTGATGTTACAATATGCTAAACAATATCAACAGCAATACCCGAAAGGATTGTGTTGGGTATCGGCCGCCGCCCAACAAGATATTGCAGCCCAAATTATGACATTTACCCAAGAAAATTTTAGCAATTTTCAACCGAATCCTCAACTACCTGTAGACAGTAAAATTCGCCTGTGTTGGCGACAGTGGTTAGAACAGCCACCGGATGGGAAAATGTTATTGATGATTGATGATGTGTCTGACCCGGATTATAAAAATAAAATTGAACCTTATTTACCGCAAAATTTACAACAAATTGCCGTTCTGTTAACAACGCGCTGGAAGTTTGGGTCAGATTTTGGGGTGTTACCCTTGAACGTTCTGCACCCCGATGAAGCTTTAAATTTATTAAAAGTGCGACTGGGAGAACAACGCATTAACAAACAGTTAGACGATGCAAAACAGTTGTGTGAATGGTTAGAATATTTGCCGTTAGGGTTAGAATTAGTGAGTCATTATTTAGAAGAATTAACCGAAGAACCAACCGAAGAATTATCCATAGCAGAAACTTTATTCGAGTTAAATCAACTGGGGTTAAAACATGATGCTCTGCGACGGGAGAATAATCAACCCTGGACGTTTACCGCAGAACGGGGGGTGGCGGCGGCGTTTGATTTGAGTTGGGAAAGATTAGATGCCCCAGGGCAACATTTGGGTTTATTATTAAGTTTATTCGCTGCGGCTGAAATTCCTTGGGAGTTGGTGGAGAAAACAGAAGTTAACTATTGTCAGAACCGGGAAATCCCCTTTAATCGCAATCAATTACAACAATCTCGTCGCAGTTTAAGGCGTTTACATTTAATTAAAGATTCAACGAATACCGTTAGTTTACATCAATTAATTCGACAGTTTTTTAGAGAAGAAATGGAGGTCTACAATGTTAACTAA
- a CDS encoding AlpA family transcriptional regulator, translating into MPEYDFILNFNLPDSQINLDHYLETLATEGCDDALIGIGKKGRIALNFIRESSSATEAVYSAIRDVKRAIPQAVLTEVSPDFVSLTEVAKLLGCTRQNIRNLMMKDELKSPQPIYGGTPSIWHLSDILHWLCNEKNYRNRIQPNLLELSKVNKDLNIAREWETVNSEEKQKMIKLFSQISA; encoded by the coding sequence ATGCCAGAATATGATTTTATTTTAAACTTTAATCTTCCAGATAGTCAAATTAATCTCGATCATTATTTAGAGACTTTAGCAACAGAAGGTTGTGATGATGCCTTAATTGGAATTGGCAAAAAGGGAAGAATTGCGCTCAACTTTATCCGAGAATCTTCATCAGCAACAGAAGCAGTTTATAGCGCAATTCGAGATGTGAAACGGGCTATTCCCCAGGCAGTTTTGACTGAAGTTAGCCCGGATTTTGTGAGTTTAACCGAGGTTGCTAAATTGCTCGGATGTACGCGGCAAAATATTCGTAATTTGATGATGAAGGATGAACTCAAATCTCCACAGCCTATCTATGGGGGAACTCCTTCCATCTGGCACTTATCCGATATATTGCACTGGTTATGTAATGAGAAAAATTACCGAAATAGAATTCAGCCGAATTTATTAGAATTATCTAAGGTTAATAAAGATTTGAATATTGCTAGGGAGTGGGAAACAGTTAATTCTGAAGAAAAGCAAAAAATGATTAAATTGTTTAGCCAAATTTCTGCTTAA
- a CDS encoding acireductone dioxygenase yields the protein MAVLQLEDGTTYTQLDEIQGELACLNIHLNHWSVGTDPELIKLLNKPALNDEEKEDVLQGLDQYFEELKQKAGYQSRDLIVLNPDTPNLETLLAKFEQCHTHADNEIRYIVDGEGVFGFVRPDGSQVELTVKAEEYVNVPANTEHWFYLTETRRIKAVRYFTTTEGWAPEYTNTEIRIFSRRPKKTLALN from the coding sequence ATGGCAGTTTTACAGTTAGAAGACGGAACAACTTATACTCAACTCGATGAAATTCAGGGAGAATTAGCTTGTCTGAATATTCATTTAAACCATTGGTCTGTCGGTACAGATCCCGAATTAATTAAATTATTGAATAAACCTGCATTAAACGATGAAGAAAAAGAAGATGTTTTGCAAGGATTAGATCAATATTTTGAAGAATTAAAACAAAAAGCAGGTTATCAGTCCCGTGATTTAATTGTTCTTAACCCGGATACGCCTAACTTAGAAACATTATTAGCAAAATTTGAACAGTGCCATACTCATGCTGATAATGAAATCCGCTATATTGTTGATGGGGAAGGAGTTTTTGGTTTTGTCCGTCCCGATGGGAGTCAAGTTGAATTAACTGTTAAAGCTGAAGAATATGTTAATGTTCCTGCGAATACAGAACATTGGTTTTATTTAACAGAAACTCGGCGGATTAAAGCGGTTCGTTATTTCACCACAACAGAAGGTTGGGCTCCCGAATATACGAATACTGAAATTAGAATTTTTTCCAGAAGACCGAAAAAAACCTTAGCTTTGAATTAA
- a CDS encoding RuBisCO large subunit C-terminal-like domain-containing protein produces MTIEVDYRFPPNIDALRQAKVIAIGQTAGTWDERFSHREDNLRSHLAQVINVKTDEQGYNIATVEFPEINVENDISSLLTMIFGKYSMAGVGKIVAVRLDNNYGQLPKFGITGIRQQLQVFDRPLIMAIFKPALGLSAQDHAAILEQVATAGLDIIKDDEIMGDLDTAPTLERLRACRPILDRIKQQTNRTVLYAVNVTGNAQTLLEKARILVQEGANALLLNVLTYGFSVLEALAADPEVNVPIFAHPALAGALCASGDTGFSYSVVLGTLMAHAGADAVLYPAHYGSLPFDPAEEGKIRDILRSRNVFPVPSAGIHPGIVPKALSDYGNDVILNAGTGIMDHPNGPGSGVEAFFQALNRYQQHQPFDINQIPPSSLRQAMEKWG; encoded by the coding sequence ATGACCATTGAAGTAGATTATCGTTTTCCTCCTAATATTGATGCGTTGCGTCAGGCGAAAGTCATTGCTATTGGACAAACCGCAGGAACTTGGGACGAAAGATTTAGCCATCGTGAGGATAATTTGCGATCGCATTTAGCCCAAGTTATTAATGTTAAAACCGATGAACAAGGTTATAATATTGCAACGGTTGAATTCCCTGAAATTAACGTTGAAAATGATATTTCCAGCTTGTTAACCATGATTTTTGGCAAATATTCAATGGCTGGAGTCGGGAAAATAGTTGCGGTTAGACTCGATAATAATTATGGTCAGTTGCCTAAATTTGGGATAACCGGAATTCGTCAACAATTACAAGTGTTTGATCGTCCTTTAATTATGGCAATTTTTAAACCCGCTTTAGGACTATCAGCCCAGGATCATGCTGCTATTTTAGAACAAGTGGCAACGGCGGGATTAGATATTATTAAAGATGATGAAATTATGGGGGATTTAGACACAGCCCCCACACTAGAACGGTTAAGAGCTTGTCGCCCAATTTTAGACCGAATTAAACAACAAACAAATCGCACGGTTTTGTATGCAGTGAACGTCACCGGAAACGCCCAAACCCTATTAGAAAAAGCCCGAATTTTGGTTCAAGAAGGGGCAAATGCTTTGTTATTAAACGTTCTCACCTACGGTTTTTCGGTCTTAGAAGCCCTTGCCGCCGATCCAGAGGTGAATGTTCCCATTTTTGCCCATCCTGCCTTGGCGGGGGCGTTATGTGCCTCTGGTGATACGGGTTTTTCCTATTCCGTCGTCCTCGGAACATTGATGGCCCATGCTGGGGCGGATGCGGTGTTATATCCGGCCCATTATGGCAGTTTACCCTTTGATCCGGCTGAAGAAGGGAAAATTAGGGATATTTTGCGATCGCGGAACGTTTTTCCTGTCCCTTCGGCGGGAATTCACCCCGGAATTGTCCCCAAAGCTTTATCAGACTACGGAAATGATGTAATTTTGAATGCGGGTACGGGAATTATGGATCATCCTAATGGCCCTGGGTCGGGGGTTGAAGCCTTTTTTCAAGCCTTGAATCGATATCAACAACATCAACCTTTTGATATTAATCAAATACCTCCTAGTTCTTTGCGGCAAGCAATGGAAAAATGGGGATGA
- the mtnB gene encoding methylthioribulose 1-phosphate dehydratase: MNTDPRQSLIHASRQFYQLGWMAGTAGNLSAKMPDNSFWITASGKQKGKLVAEDFVRISLTGEVLENPSPQNKPSAETSIHQAIYSLFPEATACYHVHSVEAKLVSNFIDHEQLPLPPIEMLKGLGIWEENPKVYMPVFENYLEVPRIAENIMQRFKQTTPDVPALLIRNHGVTVWAASPEAAENHVELAEYIFRYIVAARQAGLKFQH, encoded by the coding sequence ATGAACACCGATCCACGTCAATCTTTAATTCATGCGTCTCGCCAATTTTATCAACTCGGTTGGATGGCGGGAACGGCGGGAAATCTTTCGGCTAAAATGCCGGATAATAGTTTTTGGATTACTGCCAGTGGTAAACAAAAAGGTAAATTAGTTGCAGAAGATTTTGTGAGAATATCCTTAACGGGAGAAGTCTTAGAAAATCCCTCTCCTCAGAATAAACCTTCGGCAGAAACGAGTATTCATCAAGCGATTTATTCTTTATTTCCTGAAGCAACTGCTTGTTATCATGTTCATTCGGTAGAAGCAAAATTAGTGTCAAATTTTATTGATCATGAACAATTGCCGTTACCCCCCATTGAGATGTTAAAAGGCTTAGGAATTTGGGAAGAAAACCCTAAAGTTTATATGCCTGTTTTTGAGAATTATTTAGAGGTTCCTCGCATTGCTGAAAATATTATGCAACGGTTTAAACAAACAACCCCAGATGTTCCTGCATTATTAATTAGAAATCATGGGGTAACGGTTTGGGCTGCTTCCCCAGAAGCCGCAGAAAATCATGTTGAATTGGCTGAATATATCTTTCGTTATATTGTGGCAGCCCGTCAAGCGGGATTAAAATTTCAACATTGA
- a CDS encoding GNAT family N-acetyltransferase — protein sequence MTSEKLYLNSPNIGLPDGCILRPATSQDRIAILLLVLKALLDPTQLRWQQFWVIESHKQIIACGQLRQFTDVEELGSLVVSRGWQKQGLGTILVQHLIQESTKPLYLECLGQNLANFYTHFGFVPVDFSALPTSIKPKFGISNWAKILLKIPVIFMYRREQGTGNGEQKETKFAL from the coding sequence ATGACATCTGAAAAACTTTACCTAAATTCCCCCAATATTGGCTTACCGGATGGCTGTATTTTACGTCCAGCAACTTCACAGGATAGAATAGCAATTCTGTTGTTAGTCTTAAAAGCTCTGCTTGATCCCACTCAATTGCGTTGGCAACAATTTTGGGTGATAGAATCCCATAAACAAATTATAGCTTGTGGACAACTGCGACAGTTTACGGATGTTGAAGAATTGGGGAGTTTGGTGGTTAGTCGAGGTTGGCAAAAACAAGGTTTAGGGACAATTTTAGTTCAACATTTAATTCAAGAATCCACAAAACCCCTCTATTTAGAATGTCTAGGACAAAACTTGGCTAATTTTTATACTCATTTTGGGTTTGTTCCCGTCGATTTTTCGGCTTTACCCACTTCTATTAAACCCAAATTTGGCATTTCCAATTGGGCAAAAATTTTATTGAAAATTCCGGTTATTTTTATGTATAGAAGGGAACAGGGAACAGGGAACGGGGAACAGAAAGAAACAAAGTTCGCCCTATAA
- a CDS encoding SOS response-associated peptidase, whose amino-acid sequence MCGRFSLTCSGTAIAQTFNVSSVPDFIPQYNIAPAQKIATIRYNLEQQEQQFQFMHWGLIPHWAKDEKIGYKLINARVETVTEKPTFRQAIHSQRCLILADGFYEWQHQGKTKQPYYFQLENHQPFGFAGLWERWNNPNKEEIVSCTILTQAANETVRPVHERMPIILSPTVYSQWLDPTLKDSETILSLVQHNPSLKVYPVSSKVNRATYNQPDCILPLDEAVEIL is encoded by the coding sequence ATGTGTGGACGTTTTAGTTTAACTTGTTCAGGAACAGCGATCGCTCAAACCTTTAATGTATCATCTGTTCCTGATTTTATCCCTCAATATAACATTGCTCCGGCTCAAAAAATTGCTACAATTAGATATAATTTAGAACAGCAAGAACAACAGTTTCAATTCATGCACTGGGGGTTAATTCCTCATTGGGCAAAAGATGAAAAAATTGGATACAAACTGATCAATGCTAGGGTAGAAACCGTTACGGAAAAACCGACATTTCGGCAAGCCATTCACTCCCAGAGATGTTTAATTTTAGCGGATGGGTTCTATGAATGGCAACATCAAGGTAAAACCAAACAACCTTATTATTTTCAGTTAGAGAATCATCAACCCTTTGGATTTGCAGGATTATGGGAACGTTGGAACAATCCCAACAAAGAAGAAATTGTTTCTTGTACAATTTTAACCCAAGCTGCTAATGAAACGGTTCGTCCCGTTCATGAACGAATGCCGATTATTTTATCTCCTACTGTTTATTCTCAATGGCTTGATCCTACTCTCAAAGATTCTGAAACTATTTTATCCTTAGTTCAACACAATCCTAGCTTAAAGGTTTATCCGGTGAGTTCTAAAGTTAATCGTGCAACCTATAATCAACCGGATTGTATTTTACCCCTTGATGAAGCCGTTGAAATATTATAA
- a CDS encoding cell division protein FtsQ/DivIB: MTNLGSVSTNELGRRRQQLRRQRRIKLVQVLWQVMAVSSLTGGLFWLINQPIWFIRQPEQIKVEGNQLLSDQMVRSLLPLSYPESLWKIQPQALAESLESRGQIASANVTRQLFPPSLMINIQERQPVAVAYPTSNISDNRNNQQIGWLDATGDWMPLENYTELEKSKQLPSLKVIGNINQYHPYWLPVYQALIRSPVKIQQINWEDPNNLILETEIGTVHIGPYSSKFPEQLRVIDRMRNVPQKLDKSEMMYFDLKNPNQPLVQMRPESTAQRTADEEESTSN, encoded by the coding sequence ATGACCAATCTGGGATCTGTTTCAACGAATGAATTAGGACGTCGGCGTCAGCAGTTACGACGTCAACGGCGGATTAAATTAGTTCAAGTGCTTTGGCAAGTTATGGCGGTCAGTAGTTTGACCGGAGGTTTATTTTGGCTGATTAATCAACCCATCTGGTTTATTCGCCAACCCGAACAAATCAAAGTTGAAGGAAATCAACTGTTATCGGATCAAATGGTTCGCTCTTTATTGCCCCTATCCTATCCCGAATCCCTGTGGAAAATTCAACCCCAAGCCTTAGCAGAAAGCCTAGAATCACGGGGACAAATTGCCTCAGCTAATGTGACTCGTCAGTTATTTCCTCCGAGTTTAATGATTAATATTCAAGAACGACAACCTGTTGCAGTTGCTTATCCCACCTCAAACATTTCTGATAATAGAAATAATCAGCAAATTGGATGGTTAGATGCGACCGGGGATTGGATGCCGTTGGAGAACTATACAGAATTAGAAAAATCGAAACAATTACCAAGTTTGAAAGTAATTGGAAATATTAACCAATATCATCCCTACTGGTTGCCCGTTTATCAAGCTCTAATTCGCAGTCCTGTGAAAATTCAGCAAATCAATTGGGAAGATCCCAATAATTTAATTCTGGAAACAGAAATTGGTACAGTTCATATCGGCCCCTATAGTTCTAAATTTCCTGAACAGTTACGAGTAATTGATCGGATGAGAAATGTTCCTCAAAAATTAGATAAAAGTGAAATGATGTATTTTGATCTCAAAAATCCCAATCAACCCCTTGTACAAATGCGACCGGAAAGTACCGCCCAACGGACGGCCGATGAGGAGGAATCCACGTCTAATTAA